One window of the Spirochaetota bacterium genome contains the following:
- a CDS encoding iron-containing alcohol dehydrogenase yields the protein MTFEFSTAGRVLFGEGTVRQVPEMASSYGNRAFVVTGKTPGRHDGLVKSLGAAGIHVELFPVRGEPTVDIVREGIEAARKFSPAIVIGIGGGSVIDAAKAVAAFVTNGGDLMDHLEVIGGARPLERPGIPCIAVPTTAGTGSEVTKNSVIASPERRIKVSLRSLHIIPRVTVVDPELTYSLPPEETAACGLDALTQLIEPFLSSRANALTDSLCREGMVLAASSLHIAYEDGSDRDARRDMALASLMSGMALANAGLGAVHGLAAVIGGMFPASPHGAVCAVLLPRVFLANWRGARNHGSAEVLEKFREAAAILTGDPHGAVEDAVDWLGSLCADLAIPGLSRYGVTADHVSAIVEQARKASSMKANPVQLTAAELAGIVNAAL from the coding sequence ATGACCTTCGAGTTTTCCACGGCCGGCCGGGTCCTCTTCGGCGAGGGGACCGTACGCCAGGTGCCGGAGATGGCGTCGTCCTATGGGAACAGGGCCTTCGTGGTCACCGGCAAGACACCGGGGCGCCACGACGGCCTGGTCAAGTCCCTCGGCGCCGCCGGCATCCACGTTGAGCTGTTCCCGGTACGGGGCGAGCCCACCGTGGACATAGTGCGGGAAGGGATCGAGGCGGCGCGGAAGTTCTCGCCTGCGATAGTTATCGGTATCGGCGGCGGCAGCGTCATCGATGCGGCCAAGGCAGTGGCGGCCTTCGTTACCAACGGCGGCGACCTCATGGACCACCTGGAGGTGATCGGCGGGGCCCGGCCCCTGGAGCGGCCCGGGATCCCCTGCATCGCCGTGCCCACCACCGCCGGGACCGGCTCGGAGGTGACCAAAAATTCCGTGATCGCGTCGCCGGAGCGCCGGATCAAGGTAAGCCTTCGGAGTCTTCATATCATCCCCCGGGTCACGGTGGTGGACCCGGAGCTGACCTATTCGCTTCCGCCGGAGGAGACCGCCGCCTGCGGCCTCGATGCCCTGACCCAGCTCATCGAGCCTTTCCTGTCGTCCCGGGCCAATGCCCTGACGGACTCCCTCTGCCGCGAGGGCATGGTCCTCGCCGCATCGTCCCTTCACATCGCCTATGAGGACGGGAGCGATCGGGACGCGCGCAGGGACATGGCCCTGGCTTCCCTCATGAGCGGCATGGCCCTGGCCAACGCCGGCCTCGGAGCGGTCCACGGCCTGGCCGCTGTGATCGGCGGCATGTTCCCCGCATCGCCCCATGGCGCGGTGTGCGCGGTACTGCTTCCCCGGGTGTTCCTCGCCAACTGGCGCGGGGCCCGCAACCACGGATCGGCCGAAGTTTTGGAAAAGTTCCGGGAAGCGGCGGCGATCCTCACCGGCGACCCCCATGGCGCCGTGGAGGACGCTGTCGACTGGCTCGGGTCCCTCTGCGCGGACCTGGCCATACCGGGGCTGTCGCGCTACGGCGTCACCGCGGACCATGTGAGCGCCATCGTGGAGCAGGCCCGGAAGGCCAGCAGCATGAAGGCCAACCCGGTGCAGCTCACGGCCGCTGAGCTGGCCGGCATCGTCAACGCGGCCCTCTGA
- a CDS encoding PD40 domain-containing protein — protein MAIGADQNPIGIKWRVILTPHFKVIYPEEIEKDARRVAATLEHAYPHVTKSLKFKPKRLPVLLYTQSVESNGMATYMPRRTQWWNTPSQESFAGANDWYTELAIHEFRHIVQIDGMDRGFNKFLHVLFGEQGVLAMQDLSVPWWFFEGDAVGVETALTSSGRGRVPEFDVELRALLLSGKRYKYFKALFGSYKDWDPLSSPYLLGYYMTTHVKRKYGPDVWASMMVRATWFPVFPHWFDFMLIRETGSSAYSLYKDTMDEMEVLWKAQLDGLAFTDARPLHKTTPKYWTYNNAPQYGPDGSVITLRYGMRDIYSLMRIDPVTGKETRLCYPGKINYTAPSVGGGRIAWSEQIPDLRWGQRSYSVIVTYDFATKKKRTLTRNTKLFAPALSPDGTRIAAVEYTPENECSLVIIDADTGKETARYAAGEREFIQTPHWSLDGKSIVYMRIDRLRGKAIALMDAGSGTSADIVPYTNKNLYYPVSDGRHIFFVSPHSGIDNIYAVNIATRRIYQVTSRKFGAYYPSLSPDGKKLAFNDVTADGYTAAEMDLDPAKWTPIEKVLDRSVRYYEPLISQEAGGDITKEIPEETYESKKFNHFTHLFNIHSWLPMADPLSQDLSLTVSSLNLLGTTEISAGYNYNWNERTHAGTAAVSYAGLYPVIDATVFYGSRASTYDTSYYYGMIQQTHRYQWRELRPSLGLRVPLNLSRSRFDTYLTLGVRGSYTMVYAMSYPTDYNTPNRNHNGQFIPITYYASFYNGYQWFADIHPVIGQSIDIIYRHTPFRGATRGSLLSVSGTFYFPGILPHHSLFLQGAYESQAPNDYRFASQVLFARGYDYEFSKYIAKGGVNYTFPIFNPDWNLLHVLHFKRFYANMFGDYAVAMHGSEKKLHVTQYYRSAGLELYAELYLFTIEVPVILGVRGYYRFDQHDVYVRPYGFEFLFGIGSDFMTVFRRRNYQ, from the coding sequence ATGGCCATCGGCGCCGACCAGAACCCCATCGGCATCAAGTGGCGGGTCATCCTGACGCCCCACTTCAAGGTCATCTATCCGGAAGAGATCGAAAAGGACGCCCGGCGGGTGGCCGCGACCCTGGAGCACGCTTATCCACATGTCACAAAGTCCCTGAAGTTCAAGCCGAAGCGCCTCCCGGTGCTCCTCTACACGCAGTCGGTCGAATCGAACGGCATGGCGACCTACATGCCCCGGCGAACCCAGTGGTGGAACACGCCGTCCCAGGAATCCTTCGCCGGGGCCAACGACTGGTATACCGAGCTGGCTATCCACGAGTTCCGGCACATCGTGCAGATCGACGGCATGGACCGGGGCTTCAACAAGTTCCTCCACGTCCTCTTCGGCGAGCAGGGAGTGCTGGCCATGCAGGACCTCTCCGTGCCCTGGTGGTTCTTCGAGGGCGACGCGGTGGGCGTGGAAACGGCCCTCACTTCGAGCGGCCGCGGCAGGGTTCCTGAATTCGACGTGGAGCTGCGGGCCCTTCTACTCTCGGGAAAGCGGTACAAGTATTTCAAGGCCCTGTTCGGATCCTACAAGGACTGGGACCCCCTGAGCTCGCCCTATCTCCTGGGCTACTACATGACGACCCACGTGAAGAGAAAATACGGCCCCGACGTCTGGGCCAGCATGATGGTGCGGGCCACGTGGTTCCCCGTGTTTCCGCACTGGTTCGACTTCATGCTGATCAGGGAGACCGGCAGCAGCGCCTACTCCCTTTACAAAGACACCATGGACGAGATGGAGGTCCTATGGAAGGCGCAGCTCGACGGCCTCGCTTTCACCGACGCCAGGCCGCTTCATAAGACCACGCCGAAGTACTGGACCTACAACAACGCGCCCCAGTACGGGCCGGACGGGAGCGTCATAACCCTGCGCTACGGCATGAGGGACATCTATTCGCTGATGAGGATAGACCCTGTCACGGGAAAGGAAACCAGGCTCTGCTACCCGGGGAAGATCAATTACACCGCTCCCTCCGTGGGGGGCGGCCGCATCGCCTGGTCGGAGCAGATACCGGACCTCCGGTGGGGCCAGCGCAGCTACTCCGTCATCGTAACCTACGACTTCGCAACGAAAAAAAAGCGGACCCTCACGCGGAACACGAAGCTCTTCGCTCCCGCCCTGTCGCCGGACGGGACGAGGATCGCCGCGGTAGAATACACCCCGGAGAATGAATGCTCCCTGGTGATCATCGACGCGGACACCGGCAAGGAAACGGCGCGCTACGCCGCCGGAGAAAGGGAATTCATCCAGACGCCGCACTGGTCCCTGGACGGGAAATCGATCGTGTACATGAGGATAGACCGCCTCAGGGGAAAGGCCATCGCTCTCATGGACGCCGGCAGCGGAACATCGGCCGACATCGTGCCCTATACCAACAAGAATTTATATTATCCCGTTTCCGACGGCAGGCATATCTTTTTCGTTTCGCCCCACTCCGGCATCGACAACATCTACGCGGTCAATATCGCGACGAGGAGGATATACCAGGTGACGAGCAGGAAGTTCGGCGCCTATTATCCCTCCCTCTCACCGGACGGCAAGAAGCTCGCTTTCAACGACGTCACCGCCGACGGATACACCGCAGCGGAAATGGACCTTGATCCGGCGAAGTGGACCCCCATCGAGAAAGTGCTGGACCGGAGCGTCCGCTACTACGAGCCCCTCATCTCCCAGGAGGCGGGGGGCGACATCACGAAGGAGATCCCCGAGGAAACCTACGAGTCGAAGAAATTCAACCACTTCACGCACCTCTTTAACATACACAGCTGGCTCCCCATGGCGGACCCTTTGTCGCAGGACCTCTCCCTGACGGTCTCGTCCCTGAACCTCCTGGGCACCACGGAGATATCGGCCGGGTACAACTACAACTGGAACGAGCGCACCCACGCAGGCACGGCCGCAGTGAGCTACGCAGGATTGTACCCGGTCATAGACGCCACCGTCTTCTATGGGAGCCGCGCCTCCACCTACGACACGTCCTATTATTACGGAATGATACAACAGACTCACCGCTACCAGTGGAGGGAGCTGCGGCCCTCCCTGGGGCTCAGGGTGCCCCTGAACCTGTCCCGGAGCCGCTTCGACACCTATCTCACCCTGGGGGTGCGCGGGAGCTACACCATGGTGTACGCTATGAGTTACCCGACGGATTACAACACGCCGAACCGGAACCATAACGGGCAGTTCATCCCGATCACCTATTACGCGAGCTTCTACAACGGCTACCAGTGGTTTGCCGACATCCACCCGGTCATCGGCCAGTCAATCGACATTATCTACCGCCATACGCCCTTCAGGGGCGCCACGAGGGGAAGCCTCCTGTCGGTGAGCGGGACCTTTTATTTCCCCGGCATCCTTCCGCACCACAGCCTCTTCCTGCAGGGCGCCTACGAGAGCCAGGCCCCCAATGATTACCGCTTCGCCAGCCAGGTGCTCTTCGCGCGGGGCTACGACTATGAATTCTCGAAGTACATCGCCAAGGGAGGCGTCAACTACACCTTCCCGATCTTCAACCCGGACTGGAACCTGCTCCACGTGCTCCACTTCAAGCGGTTCTACGCCAATATGTTCGGCGACTACGCCGTGGCCATGCACGGATCGGAGAAGAAGCTCCACGTGACCCAATACTACCGCTCCGCCGGACTGGAGCTCTACGCCGAACTCTATCTCTTCACCATCGAGGTCCCCGTCATACTGGGAGTGCGCGGCTACTACCGCTTCGACCAGCATGACGTATACGTCCGCCCCTACGGGTTCGAATTCCTCTTCGGCATAGGCTCGGATTTCATGACGGTTTTCCGGAGAAGGAATTACCAGTGA
- the fdhD gene encoding formate dehydrogenase accessory sulfurtransferase FdhD, with product METLNTIFDLRKVKKIRGSGSRIEDDPVVKEVPLTIMLNNEEFATLVCSPGFEKELIVGFLAGEGILKQPDDIQDFFLREGQGVAWIETREKELQTEGFLCRNFTSCCGKGRPSLYYANDASQVNPIEGNAVFSVRQVLELAKQLDGASKIFHMTRGVHTAALAAGEAIVALYEDIGRHNALDRIMGHVFLNSMDTSNMAVLLSGRISSEMLIKSARVGVPVVISSKAPTGLALDLADQLGITVVGFARGNDINVYSHEERISDQ from the coding sequence ATGGAAACATTGAACACTATCTTTGACCTGAGGAAGGTCAAGAAAATACGCGGCAGCGGGTCTCGTATCGAGGACGATCCGGTCGTTAAAGAAGTGCCCCTGACGATCATGCTTAATAACGAAGAATTCGCCACCCTTGTCTGCTCGCCCGGGTTTGAGAAAGAGCTCATCGTCGGCTTCCTTGCCGGCGAGGGAATACTGAAACAGCCTGATGACATACAGGACTTTTTCCTGCGCGAGGGCCAGGGGGTGGCCTGGATCGAAACACGCGAAAAGGAGCTTCAAACCGAGGGATTCCTCTGCAGGAATTTCACAAGCTGCTGCGGGAAAGGACGCCCCTCCCTCTACTACGCCAATGACGCGTCACAGGTCAATCCCATCGAAGGGAATGCCGTGTTTTCAGTACGCCAGGTGCTCGAGCTTGCCAAACAGCTTGATGGGGCCTCTAAAATATTTCACATGACCCGGGGTGTCCATACCGCGGCATTGGCGGCGGGAGAAGCTATTGTGGCGCTCTATGAGGACATAGGCCGTCACAATGCCCTTGACCGCATCATGGGCCATGTTTTTCTCAATTCCATGGACACTTCAAACATGGCGGTCCTTCTCAGCGGCCGCATATCGTCCGAGATGCTGATCAAATCGGCGCGGGTGGGCGTGCCGGTCGTTATCTCCAGTAAAGCGCCCACCGGCCTCGCCCTCGACCTGGCGGATCAACTGGGTATCACGGTCGTGGGATTTGCCAGGGGGAATGATATCAACGTGTACTCTCATGAGGAAAGGATATCGGATCAGTAA
- a CDS encoding chemotaxis protein CheD, with product MADQGKKLFDDGLHVLKPGEFFATSSDRIIGTVTGSSVVVCLYDMDKGIGGMCHFIVPGTIGTEGIVADEIARHGVASMEYLLGDIVKLGGDRKRLKAKLYGSGSVSSGDQRLNDIARGNVQFVEQYFNLEKIAVEDKDLGGSDRKKIVFEPKTGTVRKESISSDDAALFMRLEAEYIESVFKDKGKTGDVRIF from the coding sequence ATGGCAGATCAAGGCAAGAAGCTGTTCGATGACGGGCTGCACGTTCTGAAGCCGGGAGAGTTCTTCGCCACGTCGAGCGACCGCATAATCGGCACCGTAACCGGTTCCAGCGTCGTGGTGTGCCTCTACGACATGGATAAGGGCATCGGCGGCATGTGCCACTTCATCGTTCCGGGGACCATCGGCACCGAGGGGATCGTCGCCGACGAGATCGCCCGTCACGGCGTGGCCAGCATGGAATATCTCCTCGGGGATATCGTCAAGCTGGGCGGCGACCGGAAGCGTCTCAAGGCGAAGCTGTACGGGTCGGGCTCGGTCAGCAGCGGCGACCAGCGCCTGAACGACATAGCCCGGGGAAACGTCCAGTTCGTGGAACAGTACTTCAACCTGGAAAAAATAGCGGTCGAGGACAAGGACCTGGGCGGCTCAGACCGGAAAAAGATCGTTTTTGAGCCGAAGACCGGGACCGTCCGCAAGGAATCGATCAGCAGCGATGACGCGGCGCTCTTCATGAGGCTGGAAGCGGAATACATCGAATCCGTCTTCAAGGACAAAGGCAAGACAGGGGACGTGCGGATTTTTTAG
- a CDS encoding Rrf2 family transcriptional regulator, whose product MRLSTRSRYGVRLMLALGASEKKDPIFLKDIARAEEISEKYLSQIIIPLKAKGLVTTFRGAHGGYILSRPASEIRLREIIEPLEGDLCLVDCVTKAEVCNRSTDCATREVWAEMSSLLLDFLDTFTLEDLIRKYKDKKISDAGNNDFSI is encoded by the coding sequence ATGAGGCTGTCCACTCGTTCACGGTATGGTGTCAGGCTGATGCTGGCCCTGGGTGCCAGCGAGAAAAAGGATCCGATCTTTCTTAAAGACATAGCGCGCGCCGAGGAGATATCCGAAAAATACCTGAGCCAGATAATTATTCCTTTGAAAGCGAAGGGGCTGGTGACGACCTTCAGGGGCGCCCACGGCGGCTATATCCTGAGCAGGCCCGCGTCGGAGATCAGGCTCAGGGAAATAATCGAGCCCCTCGAAGGCGACCTCTGCCTGGTCGACTGCGTGACGAAGGCCGAGGTCTGCAATCGATCGACGGATTGCGCCACCCGCGAAGTATGGGCCGAAATGAGCTCCCTCCTGCTGGATTTTCTCGATACCTTTACCCTCGAAGACCTGATTCGGAAGTATAAAGACAAGAAAATTTCCGATGCGGGAAACAACGATTTTTCGATTTGA
- a CDS encoding antibiotic biosynthesis monooxygenase — protein MLIVHVNVHVKPERIEEFKMASIQNASESVREPGIARFDVVQKEDDPTRFVLVEVYRDSDATARHKETAHYAAWRDAVAPMMAEPRSSVKYYGVYPDDNGWATA, from the coding sequence ATGCTTATCGTCCATGTCAATGTCCACGTAAAACCAGAGCGTATCGAAGAATTCAAGATGGCCTCCATACAGAACGCCTCCGAGAGCGTGCGCGAGCCGGGGATAGCCCGGTTCGATGTGGTCCAGAAAGAGGACGACCCGACGCGGTTTGTACTGGTGGAGGTCTATCGCGACAGCGACGCCACGGCGCGCCACAAGGAAACGGCCCATTACGCTGCATGGCGCGATGCCGTGGCCCCCATGATGGCGGAGCCGCGGAGCAGCGTGAAATATTATGGAGTGTATCCCGACGACAACGGCTGGGCCACGGCATGA